The Christiangramia flava JLT2011 genome has a segment encoding these proteins:
- a CDS encoding gluconate 2-dehydrogenase subunit 3 family protein, with protein MDRRESLKTLIIGGAGSGLLMSCRLENGEEVKELTDIKENKLYYGRTGPEAERDEKLLSEDFYSEEEMATILVLADIIIPGDGEYPAASKTGVGEFIEFITKDLPEHKIPMRGGLRWLKTESNKRFNQNFTDLSQENQLAIVDDIAYPSEVKPELSQGAVFFNRIRNLVTTGYFTSKEGIEYLGYVGNKPNVWDGVPQDVLEKHGLAYDEKMLKQSIKPEERNDIETWENYEV; from the coding sequence ATGGATAGAAGAGAATCACTCAAAACATTAATAATCGGTGGTGCCGGTTCAGGCCTTCTTATGAGTTGCCGCTTGGAAAATGGAGAAGAAGTTAAGGAGTTAACCGATATTAAAGAGAATAAACTCTACTACGGAAGAACTGGCCCGGAAGCAGAACGCGATGAAAAGTTGCTATCAGAAGATTTTTATTCCGAAGAAGAAATGGCGACCATTCTGGTTCTGGCAGATATCATTATTCCTGGAGATGGAGAATACCCTGCGGCTTCGAAAACCGGAGTTGGAGAATTTATTGAGTTTATCACCAAAGATCTTCCGGAACATAAGATACCGATGCGTGGAGGGTTAAGATGGCTGAAAACAGAAAGCAATAAGAGATTTAATCAGAATTTTACAGATCTGAGCCAGGAGAATCAGCTGGCAATAGTTGATGATATCGCATACCCTTCGGAAGTGAAACCAGAACTATCTCAGGGCGCTGTCTTTTTTAACCGAATCAGAAACCTGGTGACGACGGGTTATTTTACCAGTAAAGAAGGCATTGAATACCTTGGTTATGTAGGTAATAAGCCGAATGTTTGGGATGGTGTTCCACAGGACGTGCTGGAAAAGCATGGTCTCGCTTATGACGAGAAAATGTTGAAACAATCTATTAAGCCTGAAGAGCGGAATGATATTGAGACCTGGGAGAATTACGAGGTCTAA